The proteins below come from a single Candidatus Aminicenantes bacterium genomic window:
- a CDS encoding LapA family protein: MRTFYLLLLILLVGVTALFALQNLRTITVSFFDWSVTLPIAAVVAGAYLLGMLSGGSVLAFMRRLLQRAKKS; encoded by the coding sequence ATGAGAACCTTTTATTTGCTGCTGCTCATCCTGCTCGTCGGCGTCACCGCCCTGTTCGCGCTGCAGAACCTGCGGACGATCACCGTTTCGTTTTTCGACTGGAGCGTGACGCTGCCGATCGCCGCGGTTGTTGCCGGGGCCTATCTGCTGGGCATGCTCAGCGGCGGCAGCGTTCTGGCTTTCATGCGCCGGTTGCTGCAGCGGGCAAAAAAATCCTAA